DNA from Thunnus thynnus chromosome 2, fThuThy2.1, whole genome shotgun sequence:
GCAATTTGTAGTTGTGGGTTACCCCCATTGGGCCATTCCCCTGTTAAAAATTCACAAATTATGACTGAACAGGCTGAATAGCGAGTTCTAATcaaccagtctgatgtgtgtcgAGGTATGAGTGGCTCTTTTGTAGAAGTCTGGTGTCATTTGCATGTGATTCAATGATGGTAAACACAGTGAGCAACTGTGTGTAATGGCACTGTGCTCTGATGCAGCAGTTCTCaaatcagaggctgcagatgTATCAATATATCTGTCCTGCTACCTTCAGATACTGCAGAgattcaacatacagtataaagcaacTGTGACAACAGATATTGTAATAATCACCCACATTAATTTATAGATCAATGCAGACCAATTTACTGACTTTCCCATTTTAACCAttaattggaaaggatttggcgttccaccaaagtggaagaatcttGCTTAGTcaggcaagatagtcttaaaacatataggaaggccctctgtaactaacttcaatgatttgttcagctaaaccatcaacctgtctcttagaccccatcccaactaggttgcataaggaagccttacccttagttagcgcTTCTTTACTatatatgatcaatctgtctttagtaacaggctatgtacaaCAGTCCTTTacagtagctgtaattaaacctcttcttaagaagagacagcactggtgaaagtcacaaacgacctcctaactgcatcggacaaaggatttctctccatacttgtcctgttagatcttagtgccgcattcgacacaataGATCATCACATcttattacagagactggaacatttaattggcattaaaggaactgcattaaacAGGTTTAAGTCTTATTTATcggaccgatttcagtttgtacatgttaacaaagaatcctccatgaaggcaaaagttagacacggagttccacaaggttctgtgcttggaccaatactattcaccttgtatatgcttcctttggGTAATATTATTCGGAAACACTCAACAACACATAAATTTtaattgttatgcagatgatacccaattatatttatcaatgaagcctgatgaaaccaatcaatTAAagaaactccaagcatgccttaaggacataaagacctggatgacctgcaattttctactactaaactcagataaaactgaagttattgtgcttggccctaaacaccttagaaacacattatctaatgagaaaactactctggatggcattaccctggcctccagctccactgtaaggaatatgggagttatctttgatcgggatatgtcctttaactcccacataagtcaaatttcaaggactgccttttttcacttacataataaGTAagaaaatcaggcacatcctgtcccaaaaagatgcagaaaaactagtccacacatttgttacttctaggctggattattgcaattacttattatcaggctgccctaacaagtctctacagactctccagctggtccagaatgcagctggaTGTGTACTAACAAagactagaaaaagagatcatatttctcccattttagcttcgctacattggcttcctgtaaaatctagaatggaatttaaaatccttctcctaacttacaaagtcCTTAATgttcaggcaccatcatatcttaaagagctcatagtactgtattaccccactagaacactgcactcccagaaggcaggcttactggtggttcctacagtctttaaaagtagaatgggagacagagccttcagctatcaggctcctctcctgtggaaccatctccCAGTTTCGGTCcgggggggcagacaccctctctctaagagtaggcttaaaactttcctttttgataaaactTACAGTTAGGGCCagccaggctcgccttggatcagctcttagttatgctgctataggcctagacagCCAGGgaatttcccatgatgcactgagctcctctctcctcttcctcctctccatctgtatgcattcatgtaccatcaatgcattttactaacttggcttcttccctggagttttttgtgctttctcatctcgcaggaaaccctgggttgcaggctGAGCCTTTGcggtcctgttggtgtccttccccggctattgctgctgttattgttatgattgttgttattacaGCTTTTGCCTGTCGACCTTTTGACCTTTAGGGTCAATTCTGGGGCACTTCCTGCGGTTGTAATTGGGCAAAATGGCAGTCACACATTCAGCAGAACACCAGCTTTCAGACAAACGTGGTTGCAAGTCAATCAGACCTTGTACGGCTGAGAAAACCCCAGGGATGTTGTTCGGAAGGCCCCTATTGACCTTTACTGACCTCTTGcatacaaccccccccccccaaaatccTGAAATATATGAATTACATACATATGTTCATAAGTATGTCATCTGCATGTCACCATGTGTTGGTACATGAAATTTCAAAGTCCACGTCCAAAGTCCACAagctaattttgtttcatctgttaaAAGCACATTCTCCTAGAAGGACagtggcttgtcaacatgcattttggcaaagtccagtcgGGCTTTTTTatgtctccctcttagaagtggggtcttcctgggtcttccACCATGGAGCTCATTTTCATTCAGGCAGTGATGGATGGTACGACTTGAgactattgtaccttgaacttgaagatcagcttgtaatatttattgaagttttccttggttctttctcgACCATTTGAGCAATCCTGTTCAATCTTGGGCCAATTTTCCTCTGTAGGAGATGTCAgctacagttccatgggccttacacttttaaaattattggcaacagtggtcacaggaacatcaagctctttggagatggtcttgtaatCTTTacgttgaccatgcttggctataacctttttttaatgtcttcagaccattctctagttttccttctgttttccatgttcaatgtgatgcacacacacatgtaattttctccttttaaactggcagCATGAGTGATtaaaagattgaaaacacctgtgatactaattaaaacacaatagtctgcttaagGTAtaactacaaatcaattatttcttacaacttctaaagggtaccaataattttgtccaggcttttttagaatgtctttgtagaataagcatgaattcagttattttcacaacttttttgttttgttccactgcaaaccaaacatagacatgcattgatagtaaaatatcttttaatttcaacactgttcaagGCGAattgtgcattattttaataaaatgcaagggtaccaataatttcagCCATGTCTGTAGAAGGTCTACTTTTTGCAGTGCAATAGACTTAGGCTAATACAAAGAAAGtgtcaaaatatttcatgtactcgctttctttctctgtcctcaATAAGTTCAGACAGTCTGGAAACCTTCCAGCATATCTTACTAGATGTCAGGCAGATTGAAGTAGCTGCATTATACCACTATGCAAGACCAGAAATCTCACATTTCCTATTCCAAAGAAGATGTACATAGATTTTGAAATGTCTCTCCATCCTGTGAGCACCATCAGATATGATAGTAACTCCTCAGGACAGCCATACCTTTCCAAGACAAACACTGCAGTCTACAGGCAACTCAGTGATACAGATGAAAATAAGTAATAGTAGAATAGCTAAAGAATTTCACAAACAGACATAGtaccagaacaaacaaacactacaGGTTCTTATGCTGCGATCATGTCATGTGGGATATTATCTTATCTGAATTACCAGTTTCCAACTTGTGAATAGTGTTTATGACAACATTTCAGTTGTAATTGAGACTGGGAGGCTCTAATATATCCCACAAGCCCAGATGCTGAATACAACAGTGGTGcctgaaaaagcaaacaaacatggatGCTTTATTTACAATGCAGGACTAACTCTGTGGCCACTGTAAACACAGAATCTTTGCTATCACTACCTTCATATGATGTGAACGCAGCATTATATAAAGTTAACCTggtattttcttacatttaagGGTGAGGCAGTCCAAAATGGAGGGAGCTATCATATTAGCTGTGCCACATCATACACTTCCATTTATACCTGCTCTGCAGAGTATAAATTGTTCCACAAACAGCCATTAAACTCTGATTTAACAGTGTTACTTGTTACTTGTTTGTCTGGTTAACAACCAAGCTTTGTTGCTTGTTAACTGGAAGTTGGCAAGCCAGCCATCCTGGCTGTAACACCAGTAACACATTATTTAAGGGTACATAATTTTCAAGTAAGTTTGCAGACGTTCCCGAAAAGAATTATGTAATTTGGGGGAACTATGGGGAACATGGAGACACTATTCAATTGTCACACTATGAACTAATGAACTCCTAGTGTGACCTTGAGTGTATTTAAGTCAGTGCACAGCAGGACAGttgaatataaaaaatatgaaatttgtcaacagacaaacataaatTTAACTCAACATATTGTCACGGCACAGGTAATACTGGTAGAACAGGTCAACAAATAGATGCAGAgagaaactaaaccaaaatactTCTGGGATAAGGTCATCATtcactgtccatcactgtctcaaTGAACAGTTGCTCCTAACCGCAGCAtcatgtgtctctctctcaacctCTCTGGCCTGGCTAATATTAGATAAGACCTGCCTTCTGGAAGCTTGGCAACCTGTGACGTGACAATataaagtttccaataataaattaataatcaatgaatatttatttctttcAAGGCCTGTATTAGTACCAAATTTCTTTCTAGGAAACTATTTTCCTATTCAGAAACTATGGAACTGCAAAATTGAACGTTATGTTTTATCTGTGTCTGGTTAAGCTGATACATCTGACCattaaataacactgaaatatatgtaaaaagaTCATGTAGCTGTATTGAATTGACTGGAGCACATACACACCTAGTACAATGTTgacataaaatcaataaatgtttaGTACTATATGACAATATAAGGTGTccatatatttgtattttacaaataCAGTCACAAACAGCATAAGCATagcaaaaatttaaaaaaaaattgcactcacacacactcatttgcacatatgacaaacacacacacacacacacacacacacacacacacacacacacacagatcatcTTCAGTTGTTGAATTTGCAGTCCATggattataatttttttttcaaacttaaTCAGCCGTTGCTGCTGCCCTACATACTTTCAATATCAGTTTCCCCTTAAAGCACTGTCTCTCTGAAGACTCCGATCAGACTGTGAGGGCGTTCAGGATGATCTGGGCGGGACCCTGTCCTTGATGCTGCCCTTGACCCTGCTCTAGAACTTGCTCTTGACCCCAGTTTTGTACTGTTTCTTCTGTGTTCCAGAGACTCGAGCGCAGTGCAGGTGAAGGAGCTGAGGTCCCCACAGCTCTGCAGGTGCAGCAGACCAGGCCTTCTCCTGGGGGGTCGAGGGAAAGTCTGGGAGGAGCCacctgctggctgctgctgctggggaaGCTGCGGCTGACTGGGACCCATCTCTGATTCAGTGAACACCTGAAATGAATGAAACCTCATATTAATGTTCCTGAGACCACACAGAACAAACTTACTGacaattcatttaaatgttttttgtatgaGATGTTAGTATCTGTAGTTTTGTGTTATAAATCTCTGGATGGCCTCCTACCTGTTCTATGTAGCTGGCACAGCGTACAGCCTCCTCCATGTGCTCTTGATCAGACTGCAGGACATGTCGTATACTGTCCACCAGTTCCTGAACCTCAGGGGCCAGGCCCTGAGCAGCCGGCTGCTCCAGGATTTTCCTGACcagttgctgtgtgtgttggtaGCTCTGGTAGTCCACCATGGAGGATGGCCGGGGCCGGCGGGGCTTTCTGCTGTCATTGTGCCCACGTCGGAGTGTGACCCGTCCCTGGGAGTTGGCAGCCAGTGTGGACTGGGAGGTCTGGGTGGAAGAATCTGTGGTCTGAAGAGAAGGAGTGATGGGAGCATCGCTGCTCCGCACTATAGAAGAAATCGGAGGGAAAGGACATAGTAAGTGTTCTGGCTCTTCAGTTATTACTGGTCAGTCATGTGACATAAccacaaacatttattaaacaTCTCTTACTTTGCAAACAGAGCCACCAATTAACAACCAGATGAACCATgaagaaatgtttgattttcaaaataagTCACAGAAGTGGAGCCTGTTGTCTCccttgtttattttaaactggTTGGATGgattttagatattttactcaattgatgtgtgtgttaacagATGAGTGTCTGGCCTCCAGTGGCTGCCCCTATGCATGCGTCTTCTCCTTATCCCCAGCATTATCATTCTGTATACAGGCAGCATGTCAAAGAAAACAATTTCCAGCCAACATATTAATGTGAGCCTCACATGGGTAAGGGATAAACTGCTAAAATGGGACCCTCAGTGTGTTTATGGGCTCCATTGGTTAATGTGGGTTACTATTGGAGCCACAAGATATAATGTAAGTGATTAACCTCAGGCCTGACATCGGGCCCTATTTATGAGTATGCAGGCTCATATTAGGAATAGATTGGGCCACTAGTGGGGCTTATGACACCAGAGAATATAAGATGtcatataaatattaaacagaTTACACAGAAACACTTTCATTCACTATAcaaaaaattaagttaaatatgATTATCTCCCCTCATTTCTTGTCTATCTCTACACTGTCAACtacagctaacattagcttgttGCAGATATTTACACCAAATCAGTGTAAATTTGGTAAGTAataatataacagtaataataagtATCAAGAAATTACAGTGAAGAAATGCCAAACTAGATTTGAtgtaatttagaaacagtgtcgACATTACGTAGTTTACCCACCAGACAGCTCTGACAAGTTGATGTCTCAACTGCAAAATGTTCTGCttattatgtgtatgtgttaaaaAATTTACTATTGCTTCATATATTGgcctctgctttttttttttactcccaaATATCAATATGGTTATCAGcttcaaaaatccagtatcagttgGGCTATACTGCCAACTATCGAATAAAGGCATTAATagttaatgtaatatttaaatttgCGCAACAGCCATGTTTAACCccaatgattaaaaaaaaaaaatcaagatacttttttttggcattttatgcctttattagatagCGACAGTAGAGAGGTGACAGAAAAGCCTTCTgaaaaaaggggagagagagatatgaAAAGACACATGAAAGGTCCACTGTCGGAATGGAAGTGCAGACGTTGCAGTTATGTAGCATGCGTCCTAACCTGTAGGCTACTGTAACTTGCCAAGTATTTAACCCAAATGTTAACCAACAGATATCCCCATTTGCACCCCAGTTTGGTCCACAAGGGCCCCACATGGCTGTGGAGCCAGTCATCATCCCATACatgactacagatgcaaattagcttcaaccTAACTCTGGTGCACTGCATCTTttatgtttcaaactgcacactgtcccattcagtaaataaataaatatactatAAGTGGACACAAGAAGGAACCCATGTGGGTTTGGGGATGATTGCTCTCATGAGCTCCACTTGTAGTACACCTGCAGTTCAGACACACATATGGATCTGATGGAATTTCTATCAAAGTCTATGTTAATAACTCAAGTGGGGCCCACATGGACATGTTGTATGGGTCATTACATTTGTTGCTGATACCATAATACTCACTCAGAATGTACTAAGGATGTATTAAGAATTAACTTGGCTGAATTATTCGTCATTTttaatactgtacatcataatttgtcaaacatgaatgtatattgaaatgtggtaaataataaaaagacaaatgataTGGTTGCggacatcaggaatggtgaagtGTCACCAGTGCAGTTGCAAATCAGTGGTGGTTAGAAAATGGTTAGGATTGTCACACAGTGTAATTACCTTAAGTTTAATGACTATACTTTTGCGCAGATAGCCAAATTAAACAATGTcttataataatgttttataatctttttaataaaatatctatTATACAGATCTTTTATTGAATCTATTTTAACTGATTGACTGATCTGGTGGTAAGGAAACTCAATGTTAAGATTGGGGCTCAACCTTTCTGCAAACTCATTGTCTCTTGGAGACAGTAAACATCTACTGAACTGACTGGCTTATTGTTGTGCTGGATCTCTGTGTCATGATTCTCATCTTACACTTGTCTAGATCTACGTGAGGAAAAAAGTGAACCTTTAGCGGCAAGATCCATCAACACTGGGTCACTGTTGGAGCGGTGGATCCTTGctttcctctgaagtgtcaTTGCTAGagcatgctgctgctgctgagtaGGCTGGAGCTGAGGCTTGGCCTGCGGCGCGACGCCTGGTGAAGCTGATTCCATTTGTGGACCTGTGTCTTAGACatggacagacagatagacactAGAACAAATTCCAGTTGTCAGACATTCATCTGAAAATCTTTAGCTAAATGAAGGTAAAACAGAAGTTCTTGTTATCAGTCCTGAAAATGGCCCTACTAGTATAGCCAGTTCTCTAAGATCTCTCAATCTGTTGATTGGTAGGCTGTAAAGGAGGACATCCTGTTCTCCTGCGCCTCAAGGATGTGGTGTTGAACAGGCCTGTGATCTTAGCTTAGCACCAAGCCTAACCCATTGGTGCTTCTCCATCCTTTATTTGATCAAGGGTATGAGAAACCTGGTTCTGAAGCTCCTCGATTTCCGATGCAATCGAGTTGGTCACTTCAGTGAGTGATAAATTGTAGGACCTATCAAAATGATCACCACAGCAGTAAAGGTTGTTATAGAGTGGTATACAGATGCAGTCTAAATAGCAATTATTTCATCGATCTgtcttgtaaaagtgaaattCATTGTTCTGTTCCTGAAAAACCGCCACTGCAGCTGCCACAGAAGTCAACACCAAGTCCAGAGCTTTTGGCAGCTCTGCATTTCCACATTGGAATTTGTTGGTAAGTATGATGcattataaaaacatgaaacatgacagaCAGACTTGCACTTGCATTTTGTGTCTGTATCAGATTTAAGCTAAGGACAGAATGTAAATCAAAGAAGCCAAATTAAACTGATGTTAAATTAGCCCTAAACACTAACTCTGCCTGCTGTATGGACATGTGTCATACCTTCAACAGAGGCTCCTGCCTCAGGAGTGGTAGTAGGGTTTATAGTGAGCTCTGTCAGAGCAACCTCTGTCTCctgaaaaaaaccccacaaaaaaCAGAGACCACCATACAGTTATACAAACAGGTCAAAAATGCTCAGTTGGTAATTTGAGTTTATTGGCAAACTTAAGTacttaaattaataataaattaattaaattaataataaataaactaatttattaataataattaattaatacatttattttggtcaCAGTTGAGTTCTTCTTGACCCTTGACCCCTATGAATTCAGGAAGATCAGTGACAGTGACATGGTTTGGCTGCAGTTTTTACATTGTGTATTGGTTGTGATGCTGTTGTGAGGCCAAAGTTGCCGTCACTTACACCAAATTACTTGGATTACTGTCCTGTGGTGAACTGTCTGTCACCTTTAGAATTGTACTACAGTTTGTACTATAGTTTTTCAGGCTAACCTAAATTCTATATAAATAATCCTACATAACTTTAAACTGCAACAAtgtgaaatcaaatgtttctTAATTTTCAAATAGTGCTATTATCATGTGAAAGAAAGGCTGCTtttaatccatccatccaacggGGGTAAACTATGTTCTGCTATCTCTCTGGTGCTCGCTCTCTGCTcttttgttgaggaaataatgttgttttagctgtgtaTGCTCAGGAGCGGACGACTTGTCCTTGCAGGGGTGTTTTGTTGCGAAATGTGTTgatggaggcagctagctgtttcattagccggagagctaatatctgctgGTTGTTTGTAGTTGGATAGCAtcgtttttgttgtgttgttgtgatgtaTGCTGGTCGTTTCATTGACGTTAGCTGGAGAGAGGTAAGGCACTTGGAGGCACGCAAAACATCACTTCTGTTGGATTTTCATGGAAAATCCGGCCcaggtccttcacatagaaatcagtccacagggtcttacagacaaccgagaaagtcggggaaggtctcattttttacattacattactacccattcactcattggcaataaaaaaaacattaatacatgtaaattgcttcactgttctacatatagaacctttaagcACAGTATAATCTTGATGATGACTATTCCAGATCTTTCCCACCATGTGTAAAGGTGACTGTATGCATCCTAATCCAGTGTGTACCTGAGGGACTGTATTGCTGGGGCTTCCAGCAACAGCCTCATATGGAGGTGGGGGGTCTAATGGACAGAAGACTTCCACCCCTTTGATCCGAGCCCCGTAGATATGAGGAAGAGGGATCACACTATCCCCAAGCATCCTGGAACACACAAGACAAGCATCAAGCAGCTCATGAGTGTGAGATATCATGTTCTACTCCCACCAGCCAGTGTCAAGCTAATGAGACACATTCCACTGAAAGCAGGACAAGTTTACAGTCACAGTTCTGAAAGCTGTCTCTAAGGATGAACAAAGCAGAGCTATACCGCTACGCAGAGGACTGATGGATGaaaaggactgtgtgtgtgtgtgtgtgtgtgtgcactgttaCCGGCGGGCCAGGCGTGGTGTGTATGAGTAGAAAGTGGAGAAAtaggagggaggaggggccgGGGCCACAAACTCATCTGGGTCCGGGACCTGGGCAGGCTCCTCCCCTTCTTCCACTGTGGCTCTGGGCTCGTCCTATCACAGAGCAGGGACATGTGACATCACTCACTTGTCATTTCAAATACTATTAGATCAGATGCACTTGTTTAAAACATATTAAGTGACTGGTCACGGGTGAATAACTTTCAGGCAAGACTAATTTGATACACAAAATGCACACTGAACATTAACCAATAAGGCTAGATTACAAACTGCAAGAAACATGTTTTGCATGTGCTTGTCTATAAGTAAGTCTGATAAAACAGATATGAAACTCACTTTCTCACTCTTTCAAttgtagaaaatgttttaataaataccAAG
Protein-coding regions in this window:
- the fam189a2 gene encoding endosomal transmembrane epsin interactor 1 isoform X1, which codes for MSLPVVLPGSCCPVTGASQLAEPSYRNRPRGLSASSRIAGSGSRLLLPGRPLLSLGLLQLLLGGSMVALSFGALSLSNSPPIRNSCPFWAGSSVILSGIVGLTTWRRPMLLLVNVFVLLSVVCVLLNLAGFILCCQGAQLVSSMTSCQLSEVGDVCYCCSLSPSSKCPEEKLLELHPAHSCSTMRILLKKVLFALCALNALTTAVCLMAAALRYLQIFTSRTPCMDEPRATVEEGEEPAQVPDPDEFVAPAPPPSYFSTFYSYTPRLARRMLGDSVIPLPHIYGARIKGVEVFCPLDPPPPYEAVAGSPSNTVPQVHTGLGCIQSPLHMETEVALTELTINPTTTPEAGASVEDTGPQMESASPGVAPQAKPQLQPTQQQQHALAMTLQRKARIHRSNSDPVLMDLAAKVRSSDAPITPSLQTTDSSTQTSQSTLAANSQGRVTLRRGHNDSRKPRRPRPSSMVDYQSYQHTQQLVRKILEQPAAQGLAPEVQELVDSIRHVLQSDQEHMEEAVRCASYIEQVFTESEMGPSQPQLPQQQQPAGGSSQTFPRPPRRRPGLLHLQSCGDLSSFTCTALESLEHRRNSTKLGSRASSRAGSRAASRTGSRPDHPERPHSLIGVFRETVL
- the fam189a2 gene encoding endosomal transmembrane epsin interactor 1 isoform X3, with translation MSLPVVLPGSCCPVTGASQLAEPSYRNRPRGLSASSRIAGSGSRLLLPGRPLLSLGLLQLLLGGSMVALSFGALSLSNSPPIRNSCPFWAGSSVILSGIVGLTTWRRPMLLLSEVGDVCYCCSLSPSSKCPEEKLLELHPAHSCSTMRILLKKVLFALCALNALTTAVCLMAAALRYLQIFTSRTPCMDEPRATVEEGEEPAQVPDPDEFVAPAPPPSYFSTFYSYTPRLARRMLGDSVIPLPHIYGARIKGVEVFCPLDPPPPYEAVAGSPSNTVPQVHTGLGCIQSPLHMETEVALTELTINPTTTPEAGASVEDTGPQMESASPGVAPQAKPQLQPTQQQQHALAMTLQRKARIHRSNSDPVLMDLAAKVRSSDAPITPSLQTTDSSTQTSQSTLAANSQGRVTLRRGHNDSRKPRRPRPSSMVDYQSYQHTQQLVRKILEQPAAQGLAPEVQELVDSIRHVLQSDQEHMEEAVRCASYIEQVFTESEMGPSQPQLPQQQQPAGGSSQTFPRPPRRRPGLLHLQSCGDLSSFTCTALESLEHRRNSTKLGSRASSRAGSRAASRTGSRPDHPERPHSLIGVFRETVL
- the fam189a2 gene encoding endosomal transmembrane epsin interactor 1 isoform X2, which produces MSLPVVLPGSCCPVTGASQLAEPSYRNRPRGLSASSRIAGSGSRLLLPGRPLLSLGLLQLLLGGSMVALSFGALSLSNSPPIRNSCPFWAGSSVILSGIVGLTTWRRPMLLLVNVFVLLSVVCVLLNLAGFILCCQGAQLVSSMTSCQLSEVGDVCYCCSLSPSSKCPEEKLLELHPAHSCSTMRILLKKVLFALCALNALTTAVCLMAAALRYLQIFTSRTPCMDEPRATVEEGEEPAQVPDPDEFVAPAPPPSYFSTFYSYTPRLARRMLGDSVIPLPHIYGARIKGVEVFCPLDPPPPYEAVAGSPSNTVPQETEVALTELTINPTTTPEAGASVEDTGPQMESASPGVAPQAKPQLQPTQQQQHALAMTLQRKARIHRSNSDPVLMDLAAKVRSSDAPITPSLQTTDSSTQTSQSTLAANSQGRVTLRRGHNDSRKPRRPRPSSMVDYQSYQHTQQLVRKILEQPAAQGLAPEVQELVDSIRHVLQSDQEHMEEAVRCASYIEQVFTESEMGPSQPQLPQQQQPAGGSSQTFPRPPRRRPGLLHLQSCGDLSSFTCTALESLEHRRNSTKLGSRASSRAGSRAASRTGSRPDHPERPHSLIGVFRETVL